One genomic region from Amycolatopsis sp. FBCC-B4732 encodes:
- a CDS encoding YdeI/OmpD-associated family protein translates to MRRQRFTGTITTGPRGRVYLPVPFDPDEVWTRKDTHHVTGTVGGRQVRGPLGRFGTDLGLGLGEAWRRDNGLGAGDRVDAELAPEGPQRQDLADDIVAALAASPAAKAFFDSLATFYRKGYLRWIDATTRRPDVRAARIAELVTLLEQGKKQR, encoded by the coding sequence ATGCGGCGGCAGCGCTTCACCGGGACGATCACGACCGGCCCCCGGGGCCGGGTGTACCTGCCGGTGCCGTTCGACCCGGACGAGGTGTGGACCCGCAAGGACACCCACCACGTCACCGGCACCGTCGGCGGGCGCCAGGTCCGCGGCCCGCTCGGCCGCTTCGGCACCGACCTCGGCCTGGGACTGGGCGAGGCGTGGCGGCGGGACAACGGCCTCGGGGCGGGCGACCGGGTCGACGCGGAACTGGCGCCGGAGGGCCCGCAGCGCCAGGACCTGGCCGACGACATCGTGGCGGCGCTGGCGGCGAGCCCGGCAGCCAAGGCGTTCTTCGACTCGCTCGCGACGTTCTACCGCAAGGGTTACCTGCGCTGGATCGACGCGACGACCCGCCGCCCCGACGTCCGCGCGGCCCGCATCGCCGAACTGGTCACCCTGCTGGAGCAGGGGAAGAAACAGCGCTGA
- a CDS encoding amidase, with protein MEWSFKPAEELLAALRTGAVTSGELTDEAIARIERDDDVVNAICVPDFDRARAAAHRADQARARGEDRPLLGVPVTVKESYDVAGLPTTWGLPAHRDHRPAADAVPVARLKAAGAVVLGKTNVPLGLQDIQSFNDLYGTTTNPWDRDRTAGGSSGGSAAALASGFGALSVGSDLAGSLRTPAHFCGVYAHKPTLGLVANRGMVAPSEPALPVELDLAVVGPMARTARDLTLLLDVMAGPDPLTLGKAYDLTLPPARHERLGDFRVLVLDDHPLLPVGSAVRAGVHRVATALADGGARVERHSPLLPDLTEAATVYMQLLISGAIARFPLESLERLRAHATGLDAVRLHAMEFSHRDWLEANHRREAHRHGWRQLFAEFDAVVCPITPTPAFPHDHHPNPMERRITIDGADHPYFDQLVWAGLATMPGLPATAVPAGRSPEGLPVGVQLIGPAFEDRTPLRLAELLEQRIGGFQAPE; from the coding sequence ATGGAATGGAGCTTCAAACCAGCCGAAGAACTCCTTGCCGCGCTGCGCACCGGCGCCGTGACATCAGGGGAACTGACCGACGAGGCGATCGCCCGGATCGAGCGCGACGACGACGTGGTCAACGCGATCTGCGTGCCCGACTTCGACCGCGCGCGGGCCGCCGCACACCGAGCCGACCAGGCCCGCGCGCGGGGTGAGGACCGGCCGCTGCTCGGCGTTCCGGTGACGGTCAAGGAGTCCTACGACGTCGCCGGGCTGCCCACGACCTGGGGCCTGCCGGCGCACCGCGACCACCGGCCGGCCGCGGACGCGGTGCCGGTGGCGCGGCTCAAGGCCGCGGGCGCGGTGGTGCTCGGCAAGACCAACGTCCCGTTGGGGCTGCAGGACATCCAGAGCTTCAACGACCTCTACGGCACCACCACCAACCCGTGGGACCGCGACCGCACGGCGGGCGGCTCCTCCGGTGGGTCGGCAGCGGCGCTGGCGTCCGGGTTCGGCGCGCTGTCCGTCGGCTCCGACCTCGCCGGCTCGCTGCGCACCCCCGCCCACTTCTGCGGGGTGTACGCGCACAAGCCGACGCTCGGGCTGGTGGCCAACCGCGGCATGGTCGCGCCGTCCGAGCCGGCCTTGCCGGTCGAGCTCGACCTCGCCGTCGTCGGCCCGATGGCGCGCACCGCCCGCGACCTCACGCTCCTGCTCGACGTCATGGCCGGGCCGGACCCGCTGACGCTCGGCAAGGCGTACGACCTGACGCTGCCGCCCGCCCGCCACGAGCGGCTCGGCGACTTCCGGGTCCTGGTCCTCGACGACCACCCGCTCCTGCCGGTCGGGTCCGCGGTCCGGGCGGGCGTGCACCGCGTGGCCACCGCGCTCGCCGACGGCGGCGCCCGCGTCGAACGGCACAGCCCGCTGCTGCCCGACCTGACCGAAGCCGCGACTGTCTACATGCAGTTGCTGATTTCGGGCGCGATCGCGCGTTTTCCCCTGGAGTCGCTGGAGCGGCTGCGGGCCCACGCCACCGGTCTCGACGCCGTCCGGCTGCACGCCATGGAGTTCAGCCACCGCGACTGGCTCGAGGCGAACCACCGCCGCGAGGCCCACCGCCACGGCTGGCGGCAGCTGTTCGCGGAGTTCGACGCGGTGGTCTGCCCGATCACGCCGACCCCGGCGTTCCCGCACGACCACCACCCCAACCCGATGGAACGGCGCATCACCATCGACGGCGCCGACCACCCGTACTTCGACCAGCTCGTCTGGGCCGGCCTGGCCACCATGCCCGGCCTGCCCGCCACGGCCGTCCCCGCGGGCCGGTCGCCGGAGGGCCTCCCGGTCGGCGTCCAGCTCATCGGCCCGGCGTTCGAGGACCGCACCCCACTGCGGCTGGCGGAACTGCTCGAACAACGAATCGGCGGCTTCCAGGCACCGGAGTAG